TAACAATTCAAATTAGACTGAAATTTGGCGATTAATGATTTGAAGAGAGAAGCGGCAATGAAACAAGTTAGAATCGTACTAAACTAAACTTAactaattttccaagggttgggTCCTACAACCCCCACTAGTCTATATGTTGCGCACGCAACTTGGTCGAGAAAAAGGGAAGAGGGGTAGAATAAGGAAAGCGGGGAAAAGGAAAACGCGTGACATCGCGTTTTCTCTGTCAAGGGACTCAGGCCCTCAGCTTTCGATACAATGGACAAAGACCTCACACGTGTTGGATCTAAACATGAGCAAAAACAGAACTGGTACTTTACGACCTAGACTGTATGGACTCGAAGATTTATGATTTCCTTCTCAAGTTTCAAGTttggaaaaaatgttgatccaacgaattttacgggtaaataaatgagaaagcTAAACTCAAGATGTTTAAGAATTATGTGTAACGGTTTTTCCCACACTGGTGGTgttgttttcattgttcattgtcCATTGTCCATTGTATCTATTTATTTTGTGCGTATTTTCGacactgataaaaaatataaaaattaagattaatttaaatttcgcgGACTAAGATTAATGATGTTTAGTGACATCTACTGGCTATCGAGCTCAAGACATCACAgaattaccgctagggaattttctaggggatttgaccgacgtggtagagggctacggagaaggaagtttcattacttcttttgtctctgggggacctaaattttacacttatcgcgtaaaaaaaccggacggcagtatcgcggaagttagcaaaataaaaggggttagactgaattatgaatcgcgtaaacaaattcattacgactcgattcgcgcgctcgttgtcgataaagcagatccctaccagatcgactatcatggtattcgtcggacagtgtatcatgacgtcatcacgaaacctgagagtaagatcgtacgtgcgacaggcccaaaacggcggcttgatggtttcgcgacactgccctatggtttcaaaaaaccgcgatttaaccgctgctagttggcgcgcactgtttatttgaaaattaagtattttatgcatttagattgattgtagtagttttgtataatattgttatgcacgaaaaacgtttgtaggcctacattatttaataattaattaaacaaattaatgagtaggggctattcctccactcgcttaatattttattgtagcgtcgaatagttattatcaATAGATAGGGAATCGTTAGTAGATGATAAATAAccaaattccatatttttaagtttatttgttcactagatattcattatttaaaaaatggggccctacagtgtttacatttgcgcaGAGCCGCCTGGTGGCAGGAGGCGGCCCTACgtttttaccgacactgtggaattctgggaatctaCGTTTGTGGGAGGGGTTACCGATTCTCAGGGGCGCCACCGTCAGCTTTGGCTGGCGGGTTTttagccgttcgtatttcgaattgaaatacgaagtttcaaaaacccgcggcccacgaaaatgaaaattatctgtaagaaaaatgtatgttatagaatgaaaaataaataaatgaatgaataaaaattaaaaaagactCCCTTTACACTTATTCCCACCCAAttcctatttaataataatttcaaattaaaaggAGGAAATGTCTAAAAAAGAAGGATGACAAATATTtatcttaaaatttttttattaaaaacttaaaactaaactacaagtttttaaataataataataaaaataatcataataataataatttaataacaatttaaaaataaaagaagtgaacatttaagaaaaaaaaaaaaggaaaacaaatatttatttttgagaaaatattttattcaaaaaaaaaacttaaactaaaatacaaatttttgtttatatattaaaaaaaattttttttttttttttgctttctaaTTTAAAgctaagggaaataaataaataaataaataaacaagaaaatattcatttaaaaaatttttctttattcaaaaaaaaacttaatcctagaatacatttttttttttcttattttttttttaattttaatgtaagagttagggggggggggcagcggcttcagtcccactgctccaggTCCCAATTCTCCTGGGTCAGGTCGGGCTGGGCGGGCTCGTCCCCGAAGAGGACCCTGAGCGCCCAGGCATCCTCCACGTCGTACAGGGTGAGCACCTGCTCACCCTCGGCCTCCAACTCCCGCGCCTCGCGCCTCAGAGCGCGGACCCACCGTGCTCTCGGGGTGTCTGGGCCGACACCTCCCTCCCAGCGAGCTCCGCgctgtaacaaaaaaaagaaaaaaacacattaatattaaatatatctatGATTAtaagaaaatgaggaaaaaagggGGTATTTCAGGAAAGGAATGACAGGAAGGGGTTAGAGGGGATAAAgggaatagagagagagagagagagagagagagagagagagagagagagagagagagagagagagagacccaaCTCACCAGATATTCCTCGTCATCGGCATCCGCCAACCATTTGGCGGCCCTGTCATGGAgatcctggatggcgaaaatattttcgccatccagggTTTCACCCTCGGCGTCCTCCCACCGCAGCCACGCGTTGGCCGCTCTGAGGTATTCCCTCTCCCTCCTGGTAGCCTGCatctgaaaaatgaaaaaaaaaaagcacaatgaattaaaaatttaaaaaaaaaaaaaaagccgaacaaaatggatttaaaaactaaaacaaacgaaaatcaaaaactaaaacaaaaatatgaaaacgaaaaaatccaaaaactaAAATAAGCCGGATGAAtttaaaactaaaacaaacgaaaaccgaaaaatctaaaaaacgaaaacaaacgaaaaaatcaaaactatagcaccaaaaatttaaatgaaaaaaaaacgcggatttgaaatttaaaaaacgcgaaacgtaTAGGCATACCgacatttaaacaatataaaaatacgcgaaatgaaaaccaaaaacaaaaaacccaagaatataaaaatacgcgAAATGAACCCACAGACGCgaaaagatgaaaatttaaaaacaaaatttaaaaacaaaccgcgaaacacatataaaaaatCGCGAGAAAAACCGCGAAACCCACGAAAAACATGCAAAAGATATGGAAAAAACTTACCTCGCGGGCTAAGTGCTCTTGGCACGCTCCTGCACATGTcactttcaccatttttttcaatttttttaaaaaaaaacacacaaaaaaacactaaaactTGAAGATCACTGTGGTCTTCGGGATGTCGGTGGTGAAAGAGGGCGAATAGTGGGacctcacggtttatataacttttgccccactatttcgccctcaaccctctaaGCTGTAAGTTAGAAGGAGATGAGGGTAAGGATATATGcgggaaagacgaggaaaaagtcaaaattgttctctaaaaccctctaaacaacgagaaggaaagagacaataaacgaaagcctacaggatgccgacgaagaagaagc
The DNA window shown above is from Diachasmimorpha longicaudata isolate KC_UGA_2023 chromosome 7, iyDiaLong2, whole genome shotgun sequence and carries:
- the LOC135164545 gene encoding uncharacterized protein LOC135164545, producing the protein MQATRREREYLRAANAWLRWEDAEGETLDGENIFAIQDLHDRAAKWLADADDEEYLRGARWEGGVGPDTPRARWVRALRREARELEAEGEQVLTLYDVEDAWALRVLFGDEPAQPDLTQENWDLEQWD